One Leclercia pneumoniae genomic region harbors:
- the mtlR gene encoding mannitol operon repressor MtlR, translating to MMQELAQVILRPDKRLSDMQAIMEQTQAFENRVLERLNAGKTVRSFLISAVELLTEAVNILVLQVFRKDDYAVKYAVEPLLDGDGPLGDLSVRLKLIYGLGVISRPEYEDAELLMALREELNHDGNEYGFTDDEILGPLGELHCVTALPPAPQFDTSDPELYAMQKQRYQQMVRSTMVLSLTELISRISLKKAFQK from the coding sequence ATGATGCAGGAACTGGCGCAGGTCATCCTGCGCCCGGATAAAAGATTGTCAGATATGCAGGCAATAATGGAACAAACCCAGGCCTTTGAAAATCGTGTGCTTGAACGTCTGAATGCTGGCAAAACTGTACGAAGTTTCCTGATTTCCGCCGTCGAGTTACTCACCGAGGCGGTGAATATCCTGGTGCTTCAGGTGTTTCGCAAAGACGATTACGCGGTGAAATATGCGGTAGAACCGTTACTGGACGGCGACGGACCGCTGGGCGATTTATCTGTCCGCCTGAAGTTAATCTACGGTCTGGGCGTTATTAGCCGACCGGAGTACGAAGATGCCGAGCTGTTGATGGCCTTGCGGGAAGAGCTAAATCACGACGGCAATGAGTATGGTTTCACCGACGACGAGATCCTCGGGCCGCTGGGTGAGCTACATTGCGTCACGGCCCTTCCCCCGGCGCCGCAGTTCGATACCAGCGATCCTGAGCTTTACGCCATGCAGAAGCAGCGTTATCAGCAGATGGTGCGCTCCACCATGGTGCTCTCTTTAACTGAGCTGATTTCCCGGATCAGCTTAAAAAAAGCGTTTCAGAAGTAA